A region from the Actinoplanes sp. OR16 genome encodes:
- a CDS encoding NUDIX hydrolase, with product MTPALEPLRRIAAYAVARDDEGRVLLVRASAKSGTPGVWSLPGGAVDHGEDPNHTVVRETAAETGLSVAVTGLHDVLADMRSMPHRGVTIHTDRLIYSVSVRGGNLIDRVGHSTDLARWHTLEEASQLKLRPFAADALGLPAASGDLRPDVPPTFPSFYAYEGPDGLHRAQRFAAYAIATDPYENLLLTRISPGYPGAGCWHLPGGGTDYGEQPGPALLRELVEETGQEGRITALLGVASHRDAASLGPEGYPIDWHGVRAFYRVVVDHPTEVTIHDVGGSTDEARWMPLKEVAELAAEQITEVTADALRAARLI from the coding sequence GTGACCCCCGCACTGGAACCGCTCCGCAGGATCGCCGCCTACGCCGTCGCTCGCGACGACGAGGGCCGCGTCCTCCTGGTCCGGGCCTCGGCCAAATCCGGCACTCCCGGAGTCTGGTCGCTGCCCGGCGGCGCCGTCGACCACGGCGAAGATCCCAACCACACCGTCGTCCGCGAGACCGCGGCGGAGACCGGGCTCTCCGTCGCCGTGACCGGGTTGCACGACGTCCTCGCCGACATGCGCTCCATGCCGCACCGAGGCGTCACCATCCACACCGACCGCCTGATCTATTCGGTGTCGGTGCGTGGTGGCAACCTGATCGATCGGGTCGGCCACTCCACCGACCTGGCCCGATGGCACACCCTGGAAGAGGCCTCGCAGCTCAAGCTCCGGCCGTTCGCCGCGGACGCGCTCGGGCTCCCGGCCGCCTCCGGTGACCTGCGGCCCGACGTCCCGCCGACCTTCCCGTCCTTCTATGCCTACGAGGGACCGGACGGGCTGCACCGGGCGCAGCGCTTCGCGGCCTATGCGATCGCCACCGACCCGTACGAGAACCTCCTGCTCACCCGGATCTCGCCCGGCTATCCGGGCGCCGGCTGCTGGCACCTGCCCGGCGGCGGCACCGACTACGGCGAGCAGCCCGGCCCGGCGCTGCTCCGTGAGCTGGTCGAGGAGACGGGTCAGGAGGGCCGGATCACCGCGCTGCTCGGCGTGGCCAGCCACCGCGACGCCGCCTCGCTCGGCCCGGAGGGTTATCCGATCGACTGGCACGGCGTCCGCGCGTTCTACCGCGTCGTCGTCGACCACCCGACCGAGGTGACCATCCACGACGTCGGCGGCTCCACCGACGAGGCGCGCTGGATGCCGCTCAAGGAGGTGGCCGAGCTGGCCGCCGAGCAGATCACCGAAGTCACGGCGGACGCGCTGAGAGCGGCGCGACTAATCTGA
- a CDS encoding NUDIX hydrolase: MILRRRAAAYGVCRDTGGRVLLTRGSDLAAFPGVWSLPGGGIDHGEHPDDTIVREFAEETGLAVRILRVRAATADLTLLPDDSVEHTDRILYDVEVTGGDLRPESDGTSDLAAWVPPGEVPVLPFTAEVLGTGVEASPVPRPEVDFKRPPGPVQRFGAYGLATDPDGRILLTRIAEGYPGGGLWHLPGGGTDFGETPEQALARELVEETSQRGRVVSLLGVSHRYDPAALGPEGVPLDWHVIRVFYEVRVDEPTVAAVTEAAGGSTSEAAWFTPGELSGLALTELSREALARKS, encoded by the coding sequence GTGATTCTTCGGAGAAGGGCGGCGGCGTACGGCGTCTGCCGCGACACCGGCGGCCGGGTACTGCTCACCCGCGGTTCGGATCTCGCGGCTTTCCCCGGCGTCTGGTCGCTGCCCGGCGGCGGCATCGATCACGGCGAGCACCCGGACGACACGATCGTCCGGGAGTTCGCCGAGGAGACCGGCCTGGCGGTGCGCATCCTGCGGGTGCGCGCTGCCACCGCCGACCTGACACTGCTGCCGGATGACTCGGTGGAGCACACCGACCGGATCCTCTACGACGTCGAGGTGACCGGCGGCGACCTGCGGCCGGAGTCGGACGGGACCAGTGACCTGGCGGCATGGGTGCCGCCCGGGGAGGTGCCGGTGCTGCCGTTCACCGCGGAAGTGCTCGGTACCGGCGTCGAGGCTTCCCCCGTACCCCGCCCGGAAGTTGATTTCAAAAGGCCCCCTGGCCCGGTCCAGCGTTTCGGCGCCTATGGACTGGCGACCGACCCGGACGGCCGGATCCTGCTCACCCGGATCGCCGAGGGCTACCCGGGTGGGGGACTGTGGCACCTGCCCGGCGGCGGCACCGACTTCGGTGAGACGCCGGAGCAGGCGCTCGCCAGGGAACTCGTCGAGGAGACCTCGCAACGCGGCCGGGTTGTCTCCCTTCTGGGCGTTTCTCACCGCTATGACCCGGCTGCGCTCGGTCCCGAGGGCGTTCCGCTCGACTGGCACGTGATCAGAGTGTTCTACGAGGTGAGAGTGGACGAACCGACGGTCGCGGCGGTCACCGAGGCGGCCGGCGGATCGACGTCGGAGGCCGCCTGGTTCACGCCCGGTGAGCTGTCCGGGCTGGCTCTCACCGAGCTGTCCCGGGAGGCACTCGCCCGGAAGAGCTAA
- a CDS encoding phosphatidylcholine/phosphatidylserine synthase — protein sequence MRRGGTLARQALLVRVGRRSAETGRAATATRAEVLYTPALAAVPAVPVTVAQPEVEVEDDPISLLPGEHTISRKASFALVNACTLASLGLGLLAIFLAMDGEVRIAAACLVACVAFDGLDGALARKLGVSSPFGAQMDSLADMCSFGLAAPVVVYASLADSVPPAAAAIACAFVAGCAAIRLARFNVSPKDGRFFSGVPTTMAAAVLALTVLIGLDDLPGMVLLGGVTLLAFAMVSSFPYAKLARIIKLPPWLLLLPIVGALIQPQMAFVLIVATYLASGPVMWMRAKRI from the coding sequence CTGCGCCGCGGCGGGACTCTCGCGCGGCAAGCCCTGTTGGTTCGGGTGGGCCGCCGCTCCGCCGAGACGGGTCGCGCTGCGACCGCGACCCGGGCCGAGGTGCTCTACACCCCGGCTCTCGCCGCTGTTCCCGCGGTGCCGGTGACCGTGGCACAGCCCGAGGTCGAGGTCGAGGACGACCCGATCTCGCTGCTCCCCGGTGAGCACACCATCTCCCGCAAGGCCAGCTTCGCGCTGGTCAACGCGTGCACCCTGGCCAGCCTCGGGCTCGGCCTGCTGGCCATCTTCCTGGCCATGGACGGCGAGGTCCGCATCGCCGCCGCCTGCCTCGTCGCCTGCGTGGCCTTCGACGGCCTCGACGGCGCCCTCGCCCGCAAGCTGGGCGTTTCCAGCCCGTTCGGCGCCCAGATGGACTCGCTGGCCGACATGTGCTCGTTCGGCCTGGCCGCTCCGGTCGTCGTCTACGCGTCGCTGGCCGACTCGGTCCCGCCGGCCGCCGCCGCGATCGCCTGCGCCTTCGTGGCCGGTTGCGCCGCGATCCGCCTGGCCCGCTTCAACGTCTCGCCGAAGGACGGCCGGTTCTTCAGCGGCGTGCCCACCACGATGGCCGCCGCGGTGCTGGCGCTCACCGTGCTGATCGGACTCGACGACCTGCCCGGCATGGTGCTGCTCGGTGGTGTGACGCTGCTCGCGTTCGCGATGGTCTCGAGTTTCCCGTACGCGAAGCTTGCCCGGATCATCAAGCTGCCGCCGTGGCTGCTGCTGCTCCCGATCGTCGGCGCGCTGATCCAGCCGCAGATGGCGTTCGTGCTGATCGTCGCCACCTACCTCGCCAGCGGTCCGGTGATGTGGATGCGCGCCAAGCGGATCTAG
- a CDS encoding phosphatidylserine decarboxylase: MTPYPAVSTTPVTGVGARAARVLTAEFARQNAATSALLIGADHASTVVAAAVEALLPGDTLTLVPGEHSSTDLLRGHITGLGSWVAERVRIVESLDEAQPADVVIIAEPVTGTAEETRALLDRLGKYLTDGGVLSVATPAVPGRTGGAAAELFRQGALFGVGSDLVVRNQPPLRVHKFRFSPADVATAATLAPTYKTSSVPVTRTMHIDSNGVAAAGIALGLAVLARRARPKSKLWLLPALAAAPVAAFFRDPERDGPTDPSAIVASADGKVLSVERMHDERFGPGEFLRIAVFLSVFDVHVNRSPVAGRVADYFVEEGGYANAMTAAAEHNVAAYTVLDTDHGTVAVVQRTGLIARRIVQRAPVGTLLARGERYGLIRFGSRTDIYLPADKAEALVTVNERVVGGSTVVARWK, encoded by the coding sequence ATGACCCCGTATCCCGCCGTGTCCACCACGCCCGTAACCGGCGTGGGTGCCCGGGCCGCCCGTGTCCTGACCGCCGAGTTCGCCCGGCAGAACGCGGCCACGTCCGCCCTGCTCATCGGCGCCGACCACGCCTCCACCGTGGTGGCCGCAGCCGTCGAGGCGCTGCTGCCCGGTGACACCCTGACCCTCGTTCCCGGTGAGCACAGCAGCACCGATCTGCTGCGCGGCCACATCACCGGACTGGGTAGCTGGGTCGCCGAACGGGTGAGGATCGTCGAGTCGCTCGACGAGGCACAGCCCGCCGACGTCGTCATCATCGCCGAACCCGTCACCGGCACCGCCGAGGAGACCCGCGCTCTGCTCGACCGGCTCGGCAAGTACCTCACCGACGGTGGCGTGCTCTCGGTCGCCACTCCGGCCGTCCCGGGCCGGACCGGAGGCGCCGCCGCGGAACTGTTCCGCCAGGGCGCCCTCTTCGGTGTCGGCTCCGACCTGGTCGTCCGCAACCAGCCGCCGCTCCGGGTGCACAAGTTCCGCTTCTCGCCGGCTGACGTGGCGACCGCTGCGACGCTGGCCCCCACCTACAAGACGTCGAGTGTCCCGGTCACCCGGACCATGCACATCGACTCGAACGGTGTCGCCGCCGCCGGCATCGCCCTCGGCCTCGCCGTGCTCGCCCGCCGGGCCCGCCCGAAGTCGAAGCTCTGGCTGCTGCCGGCGCTCGCTGCCGCCCCGGTCGCCGCGTTCTTCCGGGACCCGGAGCGGGACGGCCCGACCGACCCGTCCGCCATCGTCGCCTCCGCCGACGGCAAGGTGCTCTCCGTCGAGCGGATGCACGACGAGCGCTTCGGGCCGGGCGAGTTCCTGCGGATCGCGGTCTTCCTGTCCGTCTTCGACGTGCACGTGAACCGCTCGCCGGTCGCCGGCCGGGTCGCCGACTACTTCGTCGAGGAGGGTGGCTACGCGAACGCGATGACCGCCGCGGCGGAGCACAACGTCGCTGCGTACACGGTTCTCGACACCGACCACGGCACAGTCGCGGTGGTGCAGCGGACCGGCCTGATCGCCCGCCGGATCGTGCAGCGGGCGCCGGTGGGCACCCTGCTGGCGCGCGGCGAGCGTTACGGGCTGATCCGTTTCGGCTCGCGGACCGACATCTACCTGCCCGCGGACAAGGCGGAGGCCCTGGTCACCGTCAACGAGCGCGTCGTCGGCGGCTCGACGGTGGTCGCCCGCTGGAAGTGA
- a CDS encoding PspC domain-containing protein produces MNDEAASSPGAGPQGAAASSAPESGTTPPPGADSAYGPNVPPWLANAGAAFARQQLVRPRNGRYVAGVCGALARATNTDPVLWRVLLGVLGILGGTGVLLYLIGWLIIPSEGDTASPVESLLGKGQSGMTPLSVVLLGSGALLTFAFIVNSGARASMLAAAVVVGAFLLIKRGGVAGREGYPAAPASPPPPPPPGPADDPTLAFTTAPGDSMSGATTSGATTSAAGTSAATAESTTTTTPSTGHPTVEQPAADPVTPPLPPRYEPPLFSPPAEGYRPPFAPHGPFASSSPPAPPVPPKPPKPPKPPKERSVLGRLTFFAVVVVMGLLAVLDMAGVNVVVSAYFAAALATIAIGLIAGAWFGRARGLIALALIATMGLFVSTGTERWGGEFRDSVYRPASLAELADQYDFTFGNVTLDLSEVDFAGADQLTTVNMKFGQLRVLLPPAVDTTVDVTGGGIRTVLFGTENSPSDSERQTVTDLGSDGAGGGNLRLDLRLDTGNLEVAR; encoded by the coding sequence ATGAACGACGAAGCTGCCTCCTCGCCGGGCGCCGGTCCTCAGGGCGCCGCGGCATCGTCCGCCCCCGAGTCCGGCACCACCCCGCCGCCCGGCGCGGACAGCGCCTACGGGCCCAACGTGCCGCCCTGGCTCGCCAACGCCGGCGCCGCCTTCGCCCGCCAGCAGCTGGTCCGGCCGCGCAACGGGCGCTACGTCGCCGGTGTCTGCGGCGCCCTGGCCCGGGCGACGAACACCGACCCGGTGCTCTGGCGGGTGCTGCTCGGCGTGCTCGGCATCCTCGGCGGCACCGGCGTGCTGCTCTACCTGATCGGCTGGCTGATCATCCCGTCCGAGGGTGACACCGCGTCGCCGGTCGAGTCGCTGCTCGGCAAGGGCCAGTCCGGGATGACGCCGCTCTCCGTGGTGCTGCTCGGCAGCGGCGCGCTGCTGACCTTCGCGTTCATCGTCAACTCCGGCGCCCGGGCCAGCATGCTGGCCGCCGCCGTGGTGGTCGGCGCCTTCCTGCTGATCAAGCGGGGTGGCGTGGCCGGCCGGGAGGGCTACCCGGCGGCTCCCGCGAGCCCGCCGCCTCCTCCGCCGCCCGGCCCCGCCGACGACCCGACGCTCGCGTTCACGACGGCTCCCGGCGACTCCATGTCCGGCGCAACCACGTCCGGCGCAACCACGTCCGCGGCCGGCACGTCAGCGGCCACCGCGGAGAGCACGACGACCACGACGCCGTCCACCGGCCACCCGACGGTGGAGCAGCCCGCCGCCGATCCGGTGACCCCGCCGCTCCCGCCGCGCTACGAGCCGCCGCTGTTCAGCCCGCCCGCCGAGGGATACCGGCCGCCGTTCGCACCGCACGGGCCCTTCGCGAGTTCGTCCCCGCCGGCGCCGCCCGTCCCGCCCAAGCCTCCGAAACCGCCGAAGCCGCCGAAGGAGCGCTCGGTCCTCGGACGCCTGACGTTCTTCGCGGTGGTCGTGGTGATGGGCCTGCTGGCCGTGCTCGACATGGCCGGGGTGAACGTGGTGGTCTCGGCGTACTTCGCGGCGGCCCTCGCGACCATCGCGATCGGCCTGATCGCCGGCGCCTGGTTCGGCCGGGCCCGCGGGCTCATCGCCCTCGCTCTGATCGCCACGATGGGTCTGTTCGTCTCGACCGGCACCGAGCGCTGGGGCGGTGAGTTCCGGGACAGCGTCTACCGCCCGGCCAGCCTGGCCGAGCTCGCCGATCAGTACGACTTCACGTTCGGCAACGTCACGCTCGATCTGAGCGAGGTCGACTTCGCCGGCGCCGACCAGCTCACCACCGTGAACATGAAGTTCGGACAACTACGGGTGCTGCTGCCGCCGGCGGTGGACACCACCGTCGACGTCACCGGCGGCGGGATCCGGACCGTGCTGTTCGGCACTGAGAACTCGCCCTCCGACTCGGAGCGGCAGACCGTGACAGACCTGGGCAGCGACGGCGCCGGCGGCGGCAACCTCCGCCTCGACCTGCGCCTCGACACCGGAAACCTGGAGGTGGCCCGATGA
- a CDS encoding ATP-binding protein yields the protein MYRPRDHRIVAGVAAGLARHLGLPVLAVRIALVVLLGFNALGLLLYAAYWAVLPQEARGDEEPARRDLSALAPFAAIGLGVVLLQALVFDDQVATTAGWMIAVIAVGTGVIWHQSDPSRREASADYNIASTPWLAAIVSENDRRSFILRFIGGGILVAIGLIGVVAVYAPDNSISAVFNGVIFAFVGLAGVGVVVAPLLWRTFGQLRAEREGRIREQERAELAAMIHDQVLHTLALIQRNSTDIKEVQRLARGQERSLRNWLYKPTASPTERFAAALEQAAAEVEDTYAITVETVVVGDTQCDDRVAALVAAAREALVNAARHAGVQTVSLYAEVEEDELSVFVRDRGAGFELDGVAETRHGVRGSIIGRMQRHGGRAEIRSAPGDGTEVRLMLPVSRESVTTGKEHAR from the coding sequence TTGTACCGGCCGCGCGATCACCGCATCGTCGCTGGTGTCGCTGCCGGGCTGGCGCGCCACCTCGGCCTGCCGGTGCTGGCGGTGCGCATCGCGCTCGTGGTCCTGCTCGGTTTCAACGCGCTGGGGCTGCTTCTCTACGCCGCCTACTGGGCGGTGCTCCCGCAGGAGGCCCGCGGCGACGAGGAGCCGGCCCGCCGTGACCTCTCCGCTCTCGCCCCGTTCGCCGCGATCGGCCTCGGGGTGGTCCTGCTCCAGGCGCTGGTCTTCGACGATCAGGTGGCGACCACGGCCGGCTGGATGATCGCGGTGATCGCGGTCGGCACCGGCGTGATCTGGCACCAGTCCGACCCGAGCCGGCGCGAGGCGAGCGCCGACTACAACATCGCTTCGACGCCCTGGCTCGCCGCGATCGTGTCCGAGAATGATCGGCGCTCCTTCATCCTCCGCTTCATCGGCGGCGGCATCCTCGTCGCGATCGGCCTCATCGGCGTGGTCGCGGTCTACGCGCCGGACAACTCGATCTCCGCGGTGTTCAACGGCGTGATCTTCGCCTTCGTCGGCCTGGCCGGCGTCGGCGTGGTGGTCGCGCCGCTGCTCTGGCGCACCTTCGGCCAGCTGCGCGCCGAGCGTGAGGGCCGGATCCGCGAGCAGGAGCGCGCCGAGCTGGCCGCCATGATCCACGACCAGGTGCTGCACACGCTCGCGCTGATCCAGCGCAACTCGACGGACATCAAGGAGGTGCAGCGGCTGGCCCGCGGCCAGGAGCGCAGCCTGCGCAACTGGCTCTACAAACCGACCGCCTCGCCGACCGAGCGGTTCGCGGCCGCGCTCGAGCAGGCCGCGGCCGAGGTCGAGGACACCTACGCGATCACCGTGGAGACCGTGGTGGTCGGCGACACTCAGTGCGACGATCGGGTGGCCGCGCTGGTGGCGGCGGCCCGCGAGGCGTTGGTGAACGCGGCCCGGCACGCCGGGGTGCAGACGGTCTCGCTCTACGCCGAGGTCGAGGAGGACGAGTTGAGCGTCTTCGTCCGTGACCGCGGCGCGGGCTTCGAGCTCGACGGCGTGGCGGAGACACGGCACGGCGTCCGTGGTTCGATCATCGGGCGCATGCAGCGCCACGGCGGGCGTGCCGAGATCCGCAGTGCGCCCGGCGACGGGACGGAGGTGCGGCTGATGCTTCCCGTCTCGAGGGAGAGCGTGACCACGGGTAAGGAGCATGCACGATGA
- a CDS encoding response regulator transcription factor: protein MTEPMVEPSEAARRLTVFLVDDHAMFRAGVRAELGAHVEVVGEASSVAEAISRIGAIRPDVVLLDVHMPDGGGRAVLESIRRTHPQVKFLALSVSDAAEDVIGLIRAGARGYVTKTISPDELAAAVRRVADGDAVFSPRLAGFVLDAFASRPDVPVADPELDQLTNREREVLRLLARGYAYKEIAKELFISIKTVETHVSNVLRKLQMSNRYELSRWAADRRLV, encoded by the coding sequence ATGACCGAACCAATGGTGGAGCCGTCCGAGGCCGCACGCAGGCTGACCGTCTTCCTCGTCGACGACCACGCGATGTTCCGCGCCGGGGTCCGCGCCGAGCTGGGCGCGCACGTCGAGGTGGTCGGCGAGGCGAGCAGCGTCGCCGAGGCGATCAGCCGGATCGGCGCGATCCGTCCCGACGTGGTGCTGCTCGACGTGCACATGCCGGACGGCGGCGGCCGGGCGGTGCTGGAGTCGATCCGCCGCACGCATCCGCAGGTCAAGTTCCTGGCGCTGTCCGTCTCGGACGCCGCCGAGGACGTGATCGGCCTGATCCGGGCCGGCGCCCGGGGTTATGTGACGAAGACGATCTCGCCGGACGAGCTGGCCGCGGCGGTCCGCCGGGTCGCCGACGGTGACGCGGTGTTCAGCCCACGGCTGGCCGGCTTCGTGCTGGACGCCTTCGCCTCCCGGCCGGACGTGCCGGTGGCCGACCCCGAGCTGGACCAGCTGACCAACCGGGAGCGTGAGGTGCTCCGGCTTCTGGCGCGCGGCTACGCGTACAAGGAGATCGCCAAGGAACTGTTCATCTCGATCAAAACAGTGGAGACGCACGTCTCGAACGTGCTGAGGAAACTGCAGATGAGCAACCGCTACGAGCTGTCACGGTGGGCCGCTGACCGGCGCCTGGTCTAG
- a CDS encoding ABC transporter substrate-binding protein encodes MLGKSPWKMAVGATAIALLAAGCGSGDSDESSATSNTVVIGIAEPQHLIPSNTTESNGAEVLNSLFYPLVDFDAQNNPTPVAAESITPDKTNKVWTVKLKPGFTFHNGEPVIAQNYVDAWNYGAYGPNGQGGSYFFSTIAGFADLQSEDPDGEEGPKTAPEPKAKKLTGLKAVDDSTIEITLSAPFASFESLLGYTVFYPLPKAAFSSDGVIAEGFEDAIVGNGPFKMKGTWQHDSSITVEKVADFKGQVPKVDGITWKIYQDDAAQYADLVAGNLDVQTQIPIESLASASADLGDRFQKSPNSAFQFVGFPTFQKEFSDVRVRQAISMAINRQEITDQVFLGSQTPATSFVSPVVAGYRENTCGDNCKYDPAKAKELYTAAKGPSELKITYNADGPHKAWVDATCNQIKASLGVNCTGVGEPKFADLLTKVEKKEPVGLIRLGWLMDYPLMENYLGPLYSTDGSSNYYGYSNTAFDDLVAAGRSAATPEEAIAKWQEAEDILAKDMPVIPLRNGQNVFGYSEKVSNVNVDLFQKVNLYEIEVVS; translated from the coding sequence ATGCTTGGGAAAAGCCCATGGAAGATGGCGGTCGGAGCGACCGCCATCGCCTTGTTGGCCGCCGGTTGCGGTAGCGGCGACTCGGACGAGTCGTCCGCCACTTCCAATACTGTGGTTATCGGTATCGCCGAGCCGCAGCACCTGATTCCGTCGAACACCACGGAGTCGAACGGTGCCGAGGTTCTCAACTCGCTGTTCTACCCGCTGGTCGACTTCGACGCGCAGAACAACCCGACTCCGGTCGCTGCCGAGTCGATCACGCCGGACAAGACCAACAAGGTCTGGACCGTGAAGCTGAAGCCCGGCTTCACCTTCCACAACGGCGAGCCGGTCATCGCACAGAACTACGTCGACGCCTGGAACTACGGCGCCTACGGTCCGAACGGCCAGGGCGGTTCCTACTTCTTCTCGACCATCGCCGGCTTCGCCGACCTGCAGAGCGAGGACCCGGACGGCGAGGAGGGCCCGAAGACGGCCCCCGAGCCCAAGGCCAAGAAGCTCACTGGTCTGAAGGCGGTCGACGACAGCACGATCGAGATCACGCTGTCGGCGCCGTTCGCCAGCTTCGAGTCGCTGCTCGGCTACACCGTGTTCTACCCGCTGCCGAAGGCCGCCTTCTCGTCCGACGGCGTCATCGCCGAGGGTTTCGAGGACGCGATCGTCGGTAACGGCCCCTTCAAGATGAAGGGCACGTGGCAGCACGACTCGTCGATCACGGTCGAGAAGGTCGCTGACTTCAAGGGCCAGGTCCCGAAGGTCGACGGCATCACCTGGAAGATCTACCAGGACGACGCCGCGCAGTACGCCGACCTCGTCGCGGGCAACCTGGACGTCCAGACCCAGATCCCGATCGAGAGCCTCGCGTCTGCTTCGGCCGACCTGGGCGACCGGTTCCAGAAGAGCCCGAACTCCGCCTTCCAGTTCGTCGGTTTCCCGACGTTCCAGAAGGAGTTCTCGGACGTCCGCGTCCGGCAGGCCATCTCCATGGCGATCAACCGCCAGGAGATCACCGACCAGGTCTTCCTCGGTTCGCAGACCCCGGCGACCTCGTTCGTCTCCCCGGTGGTCGCGGGTTACCGCGAGAACACCTGTGGTGACAACTGCAAGTACGACCCGGCCAAGGCCAAGGAGCTCTACACCGCTGCCAAGGGCCCGTCCGAGCTGAAGATCACGTACAACGCCGACGGCCCCCACAAGGCGTGGGTCGACGCGACGTGCAACCAGATCAAGGCCTCGCTCGGCGTCAACTGCACCGGTGTCGGTGAGCCGAAGTTCGCCGACCTGCTGACCAAGGTCGAGAAGAAGGAGCCGGTCGGCCTCATCCGCCTCGGCTGGCTGATGGACTACCCGCTGATGGAGAACTACCTCGGCCCGCTGTACAGCACCGACGGTTCCTCCAACTACTACGGGTACAGCAACACCGCCTTCGACGACCTGGTCGCCGCCGGTCGCTCGGCCGCCACTCCGGAGGAGGCCATCGCGAAGTGGCAGGAGGCTGAGGATATCCTCGCCAAGGACATGCCGGTGATTCCGCTGCGCAACGGTCAGAACGTGTTCGGCTACTCGGAGAAGGTCTCGAACGTCAACGTTGACCTCTTCCAGAAGGTGAACCTGTACGAGATCGAAGTAGTCAGCTGA
- a CDS encoding ABC transporter permease produces MFRYIVRRLLQMVLTFFGATFVVFALTFANQDDPLQALAGERPITESQRIALTERYHLNESFLTQYWYYMKGLLTGDLGTSLTGQKISDMLANAWPVTLKLSIIAIVIAATIAVTAGVYSAIKRGGLFDNVTLVATLVVLAMPIVVLAPLAQLVFGIKLGWFPPTATRDAGFYELLLPALVLGSLVIATELRVTRTSVVENLRADYVRTARAKGLTRRRVIWVHVLRNSLIPVVTLIGVDLGGLMSGAIVTEKIFNIPGVGFNIARAITTEDGPLVVGFVSVLVIIFLVVNLLVDLLYAALDPRIRYE; encoded by the coding sequence ATGTTCCGCTACATCGTGCGGCGCTTACTGCAGATGGTCCTGACATTCTTCGGGGCCACTTTTGTAGTTTTCGCGCTGACGTTCGCCAACCAGGACGACCCCCTCCAGGCCTTGGCGGGCGAACGGCCCATCACTGAGAGTCAGCGCATCGCGCTGACGGAGCGTTATCACCTGAACGAGAGCTTCCTCACGCAGTACTGGTACTACATGAAGGGGCTCCTGACCGGCGACCTCGGTACGTCGCTGACCGGTCAGAAGATCTCGGACATGCTCGCCAACGCGTGGCCGGTGACCCTGAAGCTGTCGATCATCGCCATCGTCATCGCCGCCACGATCGCGGTCACGGCGGGCGTCTACTCCGCCATCAAGCGGGGCGGCCTCTTCGACAACGTCACCCTGGTCGCGACGCTGGTGGTGCTGGCCATGCCGATCGTCGTGCTCGCGCCGCTGGCGCAGCTCGTCTTCGGTATCAAGCTGGGCTGGTTCCCGCCGACCGCCACCCGGGACGCCGGTTTCTACGAGCTACTGCTGCCGGCCCTGGTGCTGGGCAGTCTCGTGATCGCCACCGAGCTGCGGGTCACCCGTACCTCGGTCGTCGAGAACCTGCGAGCCGACTACGTGCGCACCGCGCGGGCCAAGGGCCTGACGCGCCGCCGTGTCATCTGGGTCCACGTGCTGCGCAACTCGCTCATCCCGGTCGTGACGCTGATCGGCGTCGACCTGGGCGGCCTGATGTCCGGCGCGATCGTGACCGAGAAGATCTTCAACATCCCCGGCGTCGGCTTCAACATCGCCCGCGCGATCACGACCGAGGACGGCCCGCTCGTGGTCGGCTTCGTCAGCGTGCTGGTGATCATCTTCTTGGTCGTGAACCTTCTCGTCGACCTGCTGTACGCCGCCCTCGACCCCAGGATCCGCTATGAGTGA